AGCTACCAGATGGGGGGTGGTATGGCTGTTGGGATAGAAGGTATGCATCCCAATATCAGGAGGGAAGACAAAGGGTCTGTCTTTGGCCTCATAGCCTGGCATCATCGTACCGTCAGGTCCCGGCGCCAGTGCCTGGGGACCTCTGTAACCGCAGCCCAGACAGCCTCCCGGAACTTCAATGGCTCCTGCCAGCATATTGATGATCTTTGCCACAAGGTCTGAATAGGTTCCGCCTCGGTGGTTCATAACATTCCGCTCAGTGTTGACGGAAACCGGCCGGTAAGGAAATTGAAAGCCCTCAATCTCAATGGTGCTTCCGATTCTCGCATGTTCGATAAATTCGCCTGCAATTCTTCGGATATCCTGCGCTGGTACAGTAGAGATGGATTCCGCCCATTCCGGTGTATATTCTAGGAAGCCTTCCTTGATCAGCTGAAAACCGGTCTTCACTTCTTTTTTGCCCACAGAAAAGCTTCCTTCAAGGGCAACCTCTCCAAATTCCGCGTCAAAGGTCTTTGCCTGACTGTCAGTCAGATCCCACATCATGGGCTTGCCCGTTTCCTCATCTCTCAGGTAATCTCCCTGGGAATCGATGAGATATGGACCGTTGGTTCTGTTTTTCAGAAACCAGATATCATATTTCTGAACATCGAAAATGATGGAATGAGCAAGACCCAGCAAAAATGCGAGATCTGTCCCAGGCCTGATGGGTACCCACTCGCCTTTGGCGGCCTCGTAGGAGGATCTGGGGTCCACAACCACCAGCTTCATGCCGCGCTTCAGTGCTTTTGTCAGCTTTCTCGTACCGGGAACGGTGGCGATATTGGGCCCGATGGATCTTCCAAGTGTGATATGATAGTCACAGTGCTCCAGATCAACGACAGAAATAGGAAAATTGCCATGGATTAAGCCTGTGCCATAATGCACCGTACAGAGCGAGCCATGGGCTCCGATTTCGTTGGGTGAGCCGAATGCGAGTCGAAATGGAATTCGCATGATGGTTTCCCTATTTCCCCAGCCTTCACAGACGGCCAGCCCTCTCGGATCTTCGTCACGGACTTCCTTTAGCTTTTTCGCGGTATAGTCCAGTGCTTCTTCCCAGCTGACTTCTTTCCACTTTGGATCGATTTCCAGACCCTTTTCCGGATTCGTGCGGATCAGAGGTGTCTTGACGCGATAGGGGTTATACAGATTCATCGTGGCCGAATTGCCGCGGGGACACAGACTGCCGTAGTTAGGAGGGACTTCCCTTCCTTCTACCTTGACGACCACACCATCTTCTAGATGAACGGAGGTAGCACAGTCTCCCTGCATGCACATACGGCATAGCCCGTGGAGAACCTGCTGATCACCTTCCACGGAAGGATCGCTGCTTTGCCACTGGTAGGTGGAATAACCAAAAACATTTTCGTTGAAATCCACCTCCGACAGAACATTGTCGTAGGCGCCTTTCCTTTTTTTGAACATATTGCCTCCTTTGCAGTTCCTTAAGAACGCTACAATTTATTTCAGACAGAGATCCGAAATCATAACCGCAATGATTACGGACAGTCCTGTTAGCTGATAGATCGTGACTGTGGCCTGATTTGCGCGTACCAGCATTCCGATATGATTATAATGCTGTCTTGCAATCCGGCAGGCTTTGAAAGCCATGGGAAAGCTGGAAAGACCAAGTATCCATAGTAGGTTTCCGGTGTAGACAGAGATGAACAAAAATGCGGCATAAGCTGCGATGAAATTGATGGAGTAAACCCTTAGCCCCTTTTTCTTGCCCAGTCTGACGACCCAGTTTCTCTTGTTATTCTTTTTGTCTGCTTCATAATCAGGATATTGGTTGATCCACAGTACATTGGCGATGAGTATGCCGATGGGTATGGAAACCAAGGCCGGAAGCAGATCGAGCTTTCCTGCCATGACAAGATACATTCCCAAAAAGATCAACGGCCCGTATGTAATGCCCACAGTCAGTTCCCCCAGACCTCGATAGCACAGCGAAAAGGGAGGGAGACTGTAGGCACAGGCCAGAAGTGTACCTAGAAGACCGATGACCAATACTCCCGGCTCGTGAAAGTATGCGATAAAAAGACCGATGGCAGAGGCCAGCGACAGCGTTATGATGCCAATGTATTTGGCTTCCTTCAAGGTCAGCAGACCTTCTGTAAGGACCTTTTTTCCTCCGCTGAAGGGCGTCACCTTATCGGGCTCGATGGAAAGATCCACTCCTGATTTATAATCAACAATATCATTAAAGCAGTGCTTGCCTGTTTCAATCAGCAGAATGCCAAGGATTGACAGCAA
This genomic window from Clostridiales bacterium contains:
- a CDS encoding prenyltransferase, whose product is MEWKRILKGLGRIAGIRIWIASLVPMLAAAVMAYAETDRFELKWGLLSILGILLIETGKHCFNDIVDYKSGVDLSIEPDKVTPFSGGKKVLTEGLLTLKEAKYIGIITLSLASAIGLFIAYFHEPGVLVIGLLGTLLACAYSLPPFSLCYRGLGELTVGITYGPLIFLGMYLVMAGKLDLLPALVSIPIGILIANVLWINQYPDYEADKKNNKRNWVVRLGKKKGLRVYSINFIAAYAAFLFISVYTGNLLWILGLSSFPMAFKACRIARQHYNHIGMLVRANQATVTIYQLTGLSVIIAVMISDLCLK
- a CDS encoding molybdopterin-dependent oxidoreductase, with product MFKKRKGAYDNVLSEVDFNENVFGYSTYQWQSSDPSVEGDQQVLHGLCRMCMQGDCATSVHLEDGVVVKVEGREVPPNYGSLCPRGNSATMNLYNPYRVKTPLIRTNPEKGLEIDPKWKEVSWEEALDYTAKKLKEVRDEDPRGLAVCEGWGNRETIMRIPFRLAFGSPNEIGAHGSLCTVHYGTGLIHGNFPISVVDLEHCDYHITLGRSIGPNIATVPGTRKLTKALKRGMKLVVVDPRSSYEAAKGEWVPIRPGTDLAFLLGLAHSIIFDVQKYDIWFLKNRTNGPYLIDSQGDYLRDEETGKPMMWDLTDSQAKTFDAEFGEVALEGSFSVGKKEVKTGFQLIKEGFLEYTPEWAESISTVPAQDIRRIAGEFIEHARIGSTIEIEGFQFPYRPVSVNTERNVMNHRGGTYSDLVAKIINMLAGAIEVPGGCLGCGYRGPQALAPGPDGTMMPGYEAKDRPFVFPPDIGMHTFYPNSHTTPHLVAHALSDPEKYYLTYEVKAWLNIGGNIIKYNANPEQYVNMMRKIPFSVSIAYHMDEPTIMSDVVLPEHSFMERSRVAPFWPQHQAASYEVHALQMLQRRQPVKPIYNTMHVDDIFTELAERIGILYGENGMYDYLNKDVDYIIKENGLNLREPYLLDLNQKHTLAEIHELQVKSWKFGEGETMEDLERDGHIAKWQPKKTAYNYYYHPGNQTRHEFYIINLKKTADQLRQNLEKHQIQFPGVEDDSLVFDLYKPVPYWVPSSEFGVSEEYDLWAINWKTPYYSSDIGGVVGNPWLAEIYKKDPWEAVICLNSATAETKGIKDGDRVTVESRYGSLEGLVRISELFHPDAVGISGAYGMGTAQSNPLSKEGPLFNRLLTTKEDTLDSVSGGIEIAPCVRLIRKGGLS